The window aagattttttttttagacATAAAGTTTGAATCAAGTTAAGACGAAGCGAATGTTTGCTTTCAAGAAGCAAAAGTTGATTTTGCCTTCCgcacccgtttgtgtaaataaatagatttacttttaagaaactgagaaggATAGTTTTCTCTCTCAaagtttctgcttcttttccaaacattttatcaccttatttacttctcacttataatccacttctgcactttaaacaaaaagtcactttttttaaacttgcccaaacggcgccaagtgattaaagtatttggaaaagaagtaagATTTATGAAACAACTTAACTTCTTAAAAgtacttcttgattttttagaaaaaaatacaaataaatgcttttaatttataaatccaGACTTAAAAGCCGGAACCAAACACCGGcttattttctaatttatgaTTTGTAAGGACTTCTTCTTCATATTTGACTTGGGATTTACACTTCGAAAAGTCCAACTATCACACAtgattctttttttatataaaattggtaattatttcacttcaattaataaattattttattctttctaaaattataaaaagatatttatttgaaaataacaaTGTTGATTTAACCAGTTTTGAAacccattttggaaaaaaaaaattggaaaatattattttctgaaagtaattacaaaaaaatgtcaaacaccatcttaaatataatattaattttatataatataagttatataacattaaaatatatgatattaatgatattaatttataagatataaatttATCCGTTTTTCAATAACACATTAGAAAACTAGgcttcttttcaaaaaaaaaaaaaaactagcctTAAATTCTGTGGAGACCCAAAtttttggagacttggagacccttcatttatatataatccAACGGCTCAAAtgatttcaattaataattaaaaaaaattgtttccattaTCACGTGTATTGCTAAATTGTCTCCATGTTCTGCAGATTGTAATTAGCCTCTACCTCCCTTCAAAAGATCCGTCTACTCATCTACTCTTCTGTGGTGCCATGGTCCTCCTTATTCTTCTTTATGTATCCATGGTATGGTACATGTCCGAGACTGATTTCACCGTGCAATATACTCTGGCTTTCGTGTTGGAGGCTCAGATTTTGTTCTTATTAATCATGATTGTCTTGAACTTCAGAGGGAGATAATCGTGTTATTCAGCAGTTCTTTATCTGTTCGTTGTCTCCCAGAAAAAAAAGGGGAGAAAGTTCAGGAGAACAAAAGAGTGAGGAGAACAACAGAGTGATAACTGTGAACAACATATTTTAAGAGACTACAATCATGTGTGCATATACGGCTATTACGGTACTCAATACTTGGAAATATCCAATAtccaatattttttaattaaaaagaaattaacaGATGTCGTGTAGATCTACCGTTCAGTGTAATTTTTAATCTAATGGTGCTACATATGGTCTTCAAATACTCCAAAGAAATAAGTCTCCAAGGAGTCCAACTCAATAAAACAGAAAATTCCAAACACTATGTATTAATTTTCTCCAACAGCCAAATTTTCGAagtaatcatattttatttatcgGTTATTTTCAGCTCTGAATGGACTGCATGATTGTTAGAAGTTTCCATTaacttcagtttttttttttttgccaagagGTTTCCATTAACTTTAACCCTTGTGATTTTCAGGTTTTATAATATACCTTAAATAATagataatatactatttttatatatcatattatcatACTATATAATTAGTGTGATCAATATCAtgtatagtataatatatatttgataatgcttacaagttacaatgaaataataaattgatgAATTTACTCTAAATGACAgtaatcaaaaatcaaactaaTTGGTGTTTCAACCAATTGTTGTCATCATTAATTCTAACATTAGAACGCTTATAAATGGTCTAGACTCCAAACGAATAGACTTGAGTCGGAGTTTaggttttttttcttctgaaaaagGATGAATTTTTCAAGCAAATGAAAAGTAATGTTCAAGATTGACCCGTTAATAAACAAGTCAAACACGAGTTTACTCATGAAAAATTTGAATCGAACTAAACTCAAGCCGAGTTACCCTAAacaattcatataatttttactcTCAGTCCTTATTTGTAAAATATGATTCATAGTTTTGTAAGTTACAATCATATCTGTGGTATATTATTGTAATATTTACAATCACTTATATTCAACTCATCAactcataaaaaaatttcactGTGTTATTTACTCCGACAAATCTCATTCTTATATGTAATTTACAAGTTACACCCAATTCAATATCTAACTATCATAATATTCATACATTCACATTCGACTCACAAGTAACATATAACTTGTTTTTATATTGAGTTCCATTccattttttatcaaatatctaatgataatgataatcgtttaaaattttcatttagaaTTATTCAGATTATacatatcttttaaattttaaaaaatatacaaattttatctGAGTCGAGTTAGACGAGTTCGAGCCGatccccaaaaaaaaaaactagactCGGATTCGCTTAAAAACTGAATGGATTGGCAATTGCTTGGCAACAGTTTGAACTCTACTAGCAGTTGCTAGTTGGCTACTACCGAAACTGGTTCACTACTGCTTTCTTAAGCGGAGGGAGGCTTTTCCACATTCAGAAATTGATTGTATAGTTTAAAACAAGAACGTAGAAAATGGTTTTAAACTCTTTTCAGCTGTTATTCCTCTATGCTATCACTCCACGTTATGATCTTTGAGATCTCAAAGCCATTGCCCAGATGTTCCACGTGTATGATCTTTGAGATCTCAGGTATCTTCCGGGCTCAACAATTGACAGATTTACtacatgtttatatattttcctttataaatttGTCAACATAACTTCTGGCATCTGAACAGAGAAATAATTACTAACAAGGCATGAAATTCGTTAGATCAATCTGATTACAGATTGATGATCAGTCTCATAAGATGGTTGCTTGATTTTAATCCAGTTTTTATCTTTGGGGTATAATCAGTCTGATCGCGGCATAATGATCCCAATTTACAACTGAGATATGATAATAAAGTAAAGCTCGTATAGTGACATGTCCTTGAGAAAAAAAAGAGTTGATTGACAAGATAAAAAAGTTTTTAGTAGAATTATCCTACAAGGTTAGTCTTTCTGGGTCATATTCTAAAGTATAATGCCTATGTACTAGACTATAAATTACAGATACATGTTCAACCAGGGTCACCAAAAGCATATTAAGCAATATATTCAAATACTAGGAAGACTAAAAAGGTACGCAGTAGTTTGCGAATTACAGCAAGGAATGTGTATAAGAACTACTGCAGATTACAGCAAGGAATGTGTTTAAGAAAATGACAAATGAAAGAGTACCCCCCAGTTGACATTGGCGGCAAGGCTATCATTATAAGAGATGATTATTATCTTCCATGAGTATTTGATTCTACAGTTCTACAAGATATGTATATTTGATTCTGCAGTTCTAAAAGATTCAGTTCCTCATAATGTTTTAAGGCTTACCGGTGTCTCATCTAATAGCATCAAATGAAGATTCAAGGGCTTTCTTGGCTTTTACTAATACCCTTGTTGCAATTCTTTCTGCCATCGAAATAACTTCAGTTTCCGGCCAATGTCttgacaatcaaagattgttttTGCTTCAATCAAGGGAGGGTTTAAAGTTCAATTCTTCTGCATCAACAAAGCTAGTAAAGTAGTGGAATCAGATCACACATATTGCTGCGAATGGGGAGTTGTGGCATATATGACAAGTAGAAACAGTAGCCAACTCAAAAAAGAAGCTGACTGCAAAAAGGTTAACTCCAGACACCATAATTTATAACCATTTGCTCAACATGGTGTTTCAAGTTTGTGCTCTTAGTAATAAAGGATCTAATATAACTACACGGCAGATAAACAAAAACATTTACTGCTATCTATACAatgtttctgttttttttatcaacagcctactaaatatttaattattagttttttCTTTTCTGGTTTATAAACTTACAGTATTTGTTTTTAAGCTGAAGTAACCTAATACTATTAGCACTTAAACATTTGAGGAGTGTTTTCGTTTGTTGTATATACTTGTGAAAAAAATCGACAAATTTAGACATGTAAAATACTAAAGGTaaaattaagcaaatcttagGATGCAAAAGATGCAACACAAATACAATAGTTGATATACTATATGAAGTTAGAAACACAAAACCACGTGGTCATCACCATATAAAGTTGCATacctataaattataatacatttTTTGCAAATGTTTTAATACGTGGCTGTTTTCATCTTCTTAGCGTTGCTCCACAAGTGCAAAGCATGAGCTAGAAGCTGACTGCGACAAAGTCAACTCTATTCAAAATAACCATACCAGGATTCAGTATCAAAATCATCAATCTCAACACACTTTTTCTCAACAAGGCGTTTCAAGTGTCTGATTTGTGCTATTGTTGAAGCTCTAGGATATTGCaatatctcctctgtcattgtTAATGCTACATCACTCTTTATGCTTTCACTACGGTGGATGTACATTGTTTTGAGCAATGGGGAGTGAGCAAGTATAAACTTGACTAGTTCCAACTCAGCTTTAAGACCTTTGAAATAACTGAACGTGACAACTTCAAGATGACATGTAGTAGTACAATCTTCAGAATCTTCTATTTGATAATATTCGAGATCTTTTTCACAATAACAATCCTTTTCACTGCAATTGTCACAATACCTAGCCTAATGACAGAAAATATTCTTTAATTGTCAAACATTAGAAATTATGGAACAGAATGAGTCAATGAGCTAAAGTGCATATGACTCACCAATAGATATAGTTTGCACAAGTTGGGAGCACTCCGGATCATGCAAAGCAAACAAGAAACCTCAGGCAGATGAGTGAAATTTATATCAGAGACATATAGAGTCTTTAGGTAACACAGCAGTGTAGAAAGTCTATTTGGACAACCTCCGTCAGCCAAGTACTTCAAAACACAGGATGAAAACATATCACTTGATTAGCCTTTGATGAGTAACGTAAAGTCCAGGCAGACAtcgaaagaaaatgaaaaattaccTGCACAAATTCCCTTGCTATAGAGAACTTCTCAATTTTATGCAACCCACCAAGATACTTAACCACATTTGATGTTTTTGCCAGCAGTGGTCCTGGTTGTAGCAACATGAATGAATAGTCTTTAAGATTGTCTAACCCAACGTATGGAATTTCAGAATTTATTTCCCGATATATTTGACGTAGGCAACTGAGATTAGGAGCGCGGAAGTTGGAGTGGTAGAGTCCTGGACAAAGTATCAAGGTCAACTTCTCAAGCACAGGGCAATCAAATACGTCTTGTCCAAAATGAGATGTAGCATCAACTAGCTCAAGATTCGTAAGATAAGCAAATCTTCCAAACTTAGGTTTATAGGGAAACCAAACACTTAAAAGCCTCAAATAAGTAAGGTCTAAAGAAGAGAAATGATATGAGGTATCTTCTTGAAGCCTTAGGTCCTCTAACATAAGCTCCTTCATACCTTTGCTTGACAAAACCGGAATCCACTGATCAATATAATCATGAAATATTTGAGCATCACATTCACTTCCAGGTATGCTTAGTGAAAATTTGAGAACCGGACCTCTGTGGAGCAGAATAGTTTTATTTATCACACTAACACATCTATACGCCATCAATTCGGTACAACTATGATACCCTAACTTATCCACCATTCTCTCGTAAAATCCACCATCAAATATTAAGTGCGGCATCGTAGTCCAACAATGCCTCCAATTCTTCGACAAGATACTAGTTCTAACTG of the Daucus carota subsp. sativus chromosome 4, DH1 v3.0, whole genome shotgun sequence genome contains:
- the LOC108216344 gene encoding F-box/FBD/LRR-repeat protein At1g13570, whose product is MAESSMRKAGDIIKKDRISELPRNVQETILCFLPIEEAVRTSILSKNWRHCWTTMPHLIFDGGFYERMVDKLGYHSCTELMAYRCVSVINKTILLHRGPVLKFSLSIPGSECDAQIFHDYIDQWIPVLSSKGMKELMLEDLRLQEDTSYHFSSLDLTYLRLLSVWFPYKPKFGRFAYLTNLELVDATSHFGQDVFDCPVLEKLTLILCPGLYHSNFRAPNLSCLRQIYREINSEIPYVGLDNLKDYSFMLLQPGPLLAKTSNVVKYLGGLHKIEKFSIAREFVQYLADGGCPNRLSTLLCYLKTLYVSDINFTHLPEVSCLLCMIRSAPNLCKLYLLARYCDNCSEKDCYCEKDLEYYQIEDSEDCTTTCHLEVVTFSYFKGLKAELELVKFILAHSPLLKTMYIHRSESIKSDVALTMTEEILQYPRASTIAQIRHLKRLVEKKCVEIDDFDTESWYGYFE